Proteins encoded in a region of the Nonomuraea helvata genome:
- a CDS encoding aldose epimerase family protein, protein MIFGTLPSGESVEQVELSSGRLRAEVLTYGAIVRSLEVSGRNVVLGLDTLEDYQTRSRYFGAVVGRYGNRIANGRFTLDGVEYELPLNNGAASLHGGIEGFDRRVWSIEERTEGSVTLKLVSPDGDEGYPGTLTAWVTYTLEDDALRIDYATEADAPTVVNLTNHSYFNLKGEGDVRDHVVQLAADHYLPVDEHKIPTGELAPVKGTPFDFTEPHAVAERYDGQYDHCYVLSGDGCKVTAGGLTMEVTTTEPGVQFYTGSMLDGGATPYGPFAGLCLETQHFPDSPNQPQFPSTVLRPGERRTSTTAYRFTTAAHGLTS, encoded by the coding sequence ATGATCTTCGGAACGCTGCCGTCGGGGGAGAGCGTCGAACAGGTGGAGCTGTCGTCGGGACGGCTGCGCGCCGAGGTCCTCACGTACGGCGCCATCGTGCGCTCGCTGGAGGTGTCGGGCCGCAACGTCGTGCTCGGCCTCGACACGCTGGAGGACTACCAGACCCGCAGCCGCTACTTCGGCGCGGTCGTCGGCCGGTACGGCAACCGCATCGCGAACGGCCGCTTCACCCTGGACGGCGTCGAGTACGAGCTGCCGCTCAACAACGGCGCCGCCAGCCTGCACGGCGGCATCGAGGGCTTCGACAGGAGGGTGTGGTCCATCGAGGAACGCACCGAGGGCTCGGTCACGCTGAAGCTGGTCAGCCCCGACGGCGACGAGGGCTACCCGGGCACGCTGACGGCCTGGGTCACGTACACGCTCGAGGACGACGCGCTCCGCATCGACTACGCCACGGAGGCCGACGCCCCGACCGTGGTCAACCTGACCAACCACTCCTACTTCAACCTCAAGGGCGAAGGCGACGTACGGGACCACGTCGTGCAGCTGGCCGCCGACCACTACCTGCCGGTGGACGAGCACAAGATCCCCACGGGTGAGCTCGCGCCGGTCAAGGGCACGCCGTTCGACTTCACCGAGCCGCACGCCGTGGCCGAGCGGTACGACGGCCAGTACGACCACTGCTACGTGCTCAGCGGTGACGGCTGCAAGGTGACGGCCGGCGGCCTGACCATGGAGGTCACGACGACCGAGCCGGGCGTGCAGTTCTACACGGGCAGCATGCTCGACGGGGGCGCGACGCCGTACGGGCCCTTCGCCGGGCTGTGCCTGGAGACCCAGCACTTCCCCGACTCGCCCAACCAGCCGCAGTTCCCCTCCACCGTGCTGAGGCCGGGCGAGCGCCGCACCTCGACCACGGCCTACAGGTTCACGACTGCTGCTCATGGCCTCACTTCGTGA
- a CDS encoding LacI family DNA-binding transcriptional regulator, translating into MAATIKDVARACGVHVSTVSRTFSAPHLVNPATRSRVLAAADDLGYRPNRAARALTTGRTFNMGLIVADISNPFFPPLIKAAQAQARGRDYHVFVADTDEDPRVEEELIRTFTKQVDGVLLCSPRLSNKMIERLAEDVPFVVINRRIKGMPAVLMNVAQGAKLALEHLAGLGHRRIALVSGPIGSWTSNEMQGAAAEAPGLDLVFFGPNQPTESGGLSVAADVAACGATAVLAYNDLVALGLIEGLSAMEIGVPEKISVIGFDDILPGRLNRPKLTTVAMPAVAAGRMAVDLLLQSGGEGATVTLDTALIVRESTGRAQT; encoded by the coding sequence ATGGCGGCGACGATCAAGGACGTGGCGCGTGCCTGCGGCGTCCACGTGTCCACTGTGTCCCGCACCTTCTCCGCGCCGCATCTGGTCAATCCTGCCACCAGGAGCCGCGTGCTGGCCGCCGCCGACGACCTCGGCTACCGCCCCAACCGCGCGGCCAGGGCGCTCACCACCGGGCGCACGTTCAACATGGGCCTGATCGTGGCCGACATCTCCAACCCGTTCTTCCCGCCGCTCATCAAGGCCGCCCAGGCGCAGGCCAGGGGCCGGGACTACCACGTGTTCGTGGCCGACACCGACGAGGACCCGCGGGTGGAGGAGGAGCTGATCAGGACGTTCACCAAGCAGGTGGACGGCGTCCTGCTGTGCAGCCCCCGGCTGTCGAACAAGATGATCGAGCGCCTGGCGGAGGACGTGCCCTTCGTGGTGATCAACCGGCGGATCAAGGGCATGCCCGCCGTGCTGATGAACGTCGCCCAGGGCGCCAAGCTCGCGCTGGAGCACCTGGCCGGCCTCGGCCACCGCAGGATCGCGCTCGTGTCGGGCCCCATCGGCTCGTGGACCAGCAACGAGATGCAGGGCGCCGCCGCCGAGGCCCCCGGGCTCGACCTCGTCTTCTTCGGACCCAACCAGCCCACCGAGTCGGGCGGCCTGTCGGTGGCGGCGGACGTGGCGGCCTGCGGGGCGACCGCGGTGCTCGCGTACAACGACCTCGTGGCGCTCGGCCTCATCGAGGGGCTGTCCGCGATGGAGATTGGGGTACCAGAGAAGATAAGCGTCATCGGGTTCGACGACATCCTTCCGGGGCGGCTCAACCGGCCCAAGCTGACCACCGTCGCCATGCCGGCCGTGGCCGCCGGGAGGATGGCCGTCGACCTGCTGCTCCAGTCGGGGGGCGAGGGCGCGACAGTGACCCTCGACACCGCCCTCATAGTCCGCGAGTCCACGGGAAGGGCCCAAACATGA
- a CDS encoding NAD(P)-dependent oxidoreductase, translated as MRILMTGAAGKVGTLLRPRLARDGRTLRLSDLHPVEPGAGEEWVTADLADPAQVAEAMKGVDAVIHLGGESREAPWADIVQANVNGMQVLLEAAREEGVRHLVLMGSHHAAGFQTRPADGSELPDYAFPRPDTFYGVSKVVMEALGSLYHDRFGMNVTVIRLGTCNEAPGDTRGLATWISADDLTRLIEAALTAPGYHVVWGVSDNARRWWSLEEAKSIGYVSRDSSEPMAAALIAEQGEPDLSEPLHDRAGGVFTLNALGERW; from the coding sequence ATGCGCATTCTTATGACCGGAGCCGCGGGAAAAGTCGGCACGCTGCTCCGCCCACGGCTCGCCCGCGACGGCCGCACGCTGCGGCTTTCCGACCTCCACCCGGTGGAGCCGGGCGCCGGTGAGGAGTGGGTCACGGCCGACCTCGCCGACCCGGCACAGGTGGCCGAGGCGATGAAGGGCGTGGACGCGGTGATCCATCTCGGTGGCGAGAGCCGGGAGGCTCCCTGGGCCGACATAGTGCAGGCCAACGTCAACGGGATGCAAGTGCTTCTTGAGGCCGCCCGCGAAGAAGGCGTCCGGCACCTGGTGCTCATGGGCAGCCACCACGCGGCCGGCTTCCAGACCCGCCCCGCCGACGGCTCCGAGCTGCCCGACTACGCCTTTCCCCGGCCCGACACCTTTTACGGGGTGAGCAAGGTCGTCATGGAGGCGCTCGGGAGTCTCTACCACGACCGGTTCGGCATGAACGTGACCGTGATCCGGCTCGGCACCTGCAACGAGGCCCCCGGCGACACGCGCGGCCTGGCCACCTGGATCTCGGCCGACGACCTGACCCGCTTGATCGAGGCGGCGCTGACCGCGCCCGGGTATCACGTGGTCTGGGGCGTCTCGGACAACGCGCGGCGGTGGTGGTCGCTGGAGGAGGCCAAGTCCATCGGGTACGTCTCCCGCGACTCCTCCGAGCCCATGGCCGCGGCCCTCATCGCCGAGCAGGGCGAACCGGACCTCTCGGAGCCGCTCCACGACCGCGCCGGAGGCGTGTTCACCCTCAACGCACTGGGCGAGCGCTGGTAA